The DNA segment acctcagggatgacagtcgcacgctgaagccactaggcaaacACTGATCTAACACTttctaaactttttaaataagttaccTTTTCTCTAGGCGGACGTCCACTCCTCTTAGGCGCGTAATCTGAGGCCGTTGAAGTGTTTGTATTTTCTTCAGAACCACCAATATTCTGATTATTTCCTCCGTCCAAGTGAGGGTTTGTCTCACAAAAAAGTCGCCACTTTGCTGCGACCAACATCATCAGTTTTGAAACTGGtacctaaaaaggttaatGTCGTACCAAATTATAAGACTGGGGCAGTATATATCGTGTATTATTGGTTAAttgatgattaaaaaaaaaacttttatgatCAAAGAAACAAACTTATACCTTTCAAGGCGTGACATACTCGCCAATTCGTAAATACCGTTGATTTTTGTAAAGGTGAAGACTTGTAACAATAACTAAAACGTCGAGTTACTTTAAGGCTGTTGAATAACGATTTGATAATGACGTTTTAAATCgtaattatattagtatatatctAGTTCCGTCCGTTCAAAATACAAGGTACGTCAAGGTAAAGATTCTCAAAAGTCTAGTTCTGTAGCCTAACCTAGCCTGTAGATATCTTAAGAATGCAAAAAATACGGATtggtgaattttaaataattaaatttccatGTAAAGAGAAGGTTAACTATAACCTAAAAGTGAGATTCATTGTCGAGACAGTGCTAAGCTTAAATCATATGTAAAGAACCTAATCGATTTGATATACGTCATCCTTACCGCTATGTCTCGACTTTAAATCGCGTTAGTGGCAACACTTTTTGTAGcattctattaataataataatagtacggctctatttaaatacaaaaacatggagAGAGCAGTTTATGGAAGTGCTGGTGTGTGGCAGAATCTAAATCAAGTCACTACAAATTAACAAATTGTGCACTAAAGATTCAATGATAAGCTAAAAGTCGGCGATGGTCTTTAATTCTCAGTAGTGAGTTCAATTATTTAGATAATCAGACTAAAAAACAGGCaagaatgtaaataatatgtaaagctaattttcttttaatttcagTGAAAACTGCATACTAATCCCAATTAATACAAAGTCTTGGATATACTATAAATCTGAAGAAACCATTTCCCGCTTTATTGATAGTGTAAACCttcttaattgtaatattctatagtattttgttcttaattgtaatattctaTAGTATTTTGTTGATAATACAACTTCAATCTTACCTTTGGATTCTCCTTAACAATAAATGGTCGCACATGCTGCTGGAATAGCTTATAACTGGTTAAGTTTTCGAGATCTGCATCTGAATACTGAATGTCTACATCTGTGAGACCAAATGATGAACACACTTCTTCCACGGTGGGCATACCTGGCAAAGGGCATccaataatttcaataattaaaaaaaagcagaAACAAATAACGTCTTTCCCTAAGATGTAGAATCGAGACTTAGCTCAAAGAGTCCCATATgacaaaaaacattacatttgaCATATTAGTatctgtattaattaattgatatcaGTGTCTTGATCATGCGACATGCCTCTGTTGCATTTAAACTTGAAGCAATTATTGCTTTGCCAGGAATAAAAACTTTAGTTATATAGACTGCATGttcaattattatgatatttctTCTATActgtaatattaaacattaaattattaacctCCCCTTACAGATATTTGAAgtctgtaaaaaatatgtaattattttcccAAATCAGAAAAACTAAATTCCAAGAAACCTTCTTCCTCATAAATgcaaattttaagtaatttgaaacctcacaacaaaaaataaaaattagtgtaaaatacaattacaaattACTGAAAACCATGTATTTTTGATGAGgtataatactaatatattcATACCTGATCCTGAATCAGAAGCAACTGGAGTTGATGTGTTGTGCTTGCTTCCACGCCCCTTGCGTGATTTCTTGCTGGATGAAACTGCACTCAATGCATAGTCACTGTCACCTTCAGCCTCCATTTCCATACCAAAATCTTCATCCTAAGGGAGggtaagtatttaaaatattattatttttttatcagatacaaaaacaaattgattacattattaacaGTCTTACAGTCGTATTCAACAATCAAATTGATTAGCAAAGCACTATTATTTTTGCTGTAATTTACAATGTGTAGTACATTTTAAAAGGGTTCCAGGTTCAAaaaggaatatttaaatattaaacacagcACCACTGTCATCATATTTATTAGCCAAACACATGCTACCCATATTTAAAGTCTTAAAAGCGTGTACATAACCAGAAAACTTACTTCTTCACTCTCATTCTTTCgcttctttttcttctttcttccTTTCTTTTCTTCACCCCTTgcttttcttttctttccCTTTTTCTTCTTTCTCCCATCTTCTGGAGAATAGTCATCATCCTCcttacacaaaaaaattcatttacaCTTGTGACTAAAAtacaagaataaaaaaaatggttttgaaTTGTTTgcacatataataaaattttacctCATCACTTTTTAATAACAGTGTGTACTACTGTGATGTCAAAGAATTGTGTTGTCTGCCTgacttttgttttttgataTTACACAATCATTTCACAAAATGTTAGTGTTAGTgtctatatagtaatataaaataaattgatacattataattggggttactatttataaaacaaattaaaatttgattgttCCCTTctaatataacaaatgttCCCAACTAgccaataatataaaaccaagagttatttaaaatatattatttaagttcaGGTGTTccttatcaatattattatatattaatataccttCATGAAGGTATCTCTTCTGGATCTAAAAATTTGTCCAGAAATTGATTTATCATTTAGAACTATAGTGCAATAGTTTAAAATGTTACCTTTGGTGGAGCTTCATCACTTTCTGCAGAGTTCTCATTCTGGCCTTCACCTTCTTCTACATCTTCGTCCCCTGTAAAGTTAATTCACCTTTACCACTCATAATATAACCAATATTTCACTTATCTTGTATAACACctttaaagctttttttaatttcgcaAATATCATACTGCCACCGGTAAGGTCACTAATCCCTTTGTTTGGCGGCGTCCATTTTGTTAAGTAGTAATGAGGGGATAATGCATGTTCTTTTCTGTCACAAGTGccacatacaaatatttacaaatgaacCACAATCATTATACCATAACAAGACTTGAATACGCGAAAATATTACCCATCATGGACcattagaattatttagaaGAGTTAGAATCCAGTCgaaaatttttcaaattttaattgcatACCGCAGGTAAACAGATGATACCGCTATTCACATTTTAGCTATGACATGCTAGAAATTCATCGTTTACCTGCAAAAGAACCATCTACTTCTTCGTCTGATGCCATTTAAATCACGatttaacacaatttaaaactttaataaaaattttaaccgCAGAAAGGCAAAGGACGCGCAGTTTTTGCGACAAatggtttaattaatacaGAAATTGATGCCGCCGTCACTACGATGAACTAGCGTAGCTAAGAATGAGATAAAAGATAACTTTTCTCGCTCATTCAAACGAACATTCTATGGCACATTgacttgttatttttatcaatactaAGATAAAAGATGGCGttcttaagatttttttgtttgttgccAGATGAAAGTGACATTGATTATACTTTTctaattaatcaaaaatataattatttaatttcatattttttagtatcataatatagtaaattataaactcaaattttattggttttattgTGCTGATTGCTTTGTGTTGCCCACTttcaattactattttatttaatttttcggAACTTTTAATGAAAGGTTTCATTAAAAGCTTTCAAGACAACTACTTAGAAATAAGAAAAgacttttgaaattattacaaaggctttttagtaattgtaataaatcccagcaaattaagaaataagaaTGAAATCAGCTAAATGAAACGGTTTTCGGTCAcagtataataacaatattaataaatctaatagtAGATTATCTTGTCGAAGAACAGAGAGTACGAAGCAGAGTATCCTTATCTAAATTCCTACATCCAAACAAATAGAATCATCACTCCATAGCGTTGTCTCGCATAGGCAACTCACagagtttaattaaattaaattgtcgATAAAAAATGTCAAGATTATCAACACTACTAACTAGCCCggaataaagtaaataagttGACGCATTAAGAACTGCACTGAACAGGCTTCGtctttaatcatatttatctGTCTGTCTCGCTCGCTCTTGCAGATCAAATAGAGAGGCGTTCCTTAGGTCTTCTCTCTTTTATGTTATTGTATCAATTTTCgcttctttaatattttcagcGTACTgggtatttttgtaattttcgtGATAACATTGTGAtttcactttttttaatattatggcaatcgtttaaactttatgccagtttcaagtgaTTTAGGAGTCCTCGacgatttcaatattttatctgtGGACTATGCTGTAGACTATGGTCAAGTTGTTATCCGAAACGCGAAAACTAAAGAGCGTAGGCCGTTGAATGCATCATATTATATGCTCGGGAgtgaaaactttattattaaattagtgtactaaatcaaatttaaaattttgttaatatatcgTGAAAATAAGtagctattatttttaataatctaataattGTCCTcgtttgattttatataatataaaagacgTTATTgagcattaattaaattactgtgGTCCGTGTCTTTTCTCGTTTATAAACATGAATGCTCTTTTGGACTACGGTTCATCATCAAATGATTCCGATACCTCTGACAGCAGTGACGATGAAAAGTATGTAAAAGcttataatactttattctATTGTGTTCTATGGTATCGtagttttaaagtatttttaaggtCAAACTAACAACAAAGTATAAGAATGATTTACGGAAATTTGAGGATATAGTTTACTTGTTCTGTACTCCTTAGTttcacataaatatataaacatttacattgttaaataaatattctattaatgtAGAAATcaatcttataaaatattaaattcccagggcattgttttatttattattttgctacATTTTCAGGACCCTAAATGAAGAAACTAAAGATGTTGAAAAACCAAAACTGCCAAAACCAACATTGGGTGAGAACAGTCTTCAAACATCAGTATTTGCAAACCCGTTTGCACAAGCAGAAATGGCCAAAGCAGCTATCTTGGAGAAGCATGTAAAAATGGTATATGTTGACTGTccatattcttttatttaactttcaataaagataatagagttaatatttaatctgtGTCCATTATCTTTAATACTCACAATTCTAGTCTATTCTGAATCTGCCAAACTAATTTCATTACTTATTACTCTGAATAATtaccaaaacaaaaaacaaactaaaccaaaaaagaggttttaatttttgttggCCCAAAAGTGTGtccaattttatatacaatcgTCAAGTACATAGGCCATAACTGTTAAGGTTCCAGGTAGAGATAATATGCAAATGATCAATGGAAAGAAAATCTGCTGGAATTTTCGCAAGGGTAGATGCAGATTCGGACACAATTGCAAATATGCCCATGATTCTGACCTACAAAAGACTACCGAAGAGTTAGAAGCTGAAAAACAGGTATATGATAGACCTcttccttaaaaaaaatttaccaatttatttcaaatcgtgactacttatttcatttaatcaTTGACTTCGGTAATAGTTATATTCGATGTTGCCTCTGAGGACGGTATTACTGTGACAATTCATATAGCGAGGCGACGCATGCCGTGCCAGAAATCGGTTTTACGTCCGGCTATAgatgtttcacatcaaaaAACTAAGTCTTTGGTTTATTAATGTTGTACTTACTtcttattaatgtaattactatggttttattttttacttcactatttttataagacTATCAATAAGTAGTAAAATTTCACACCACCACAGTAAAGGCATAATTGTTTGCTGGGATCAAAAATGCTCcctaaatataatgaataatcaAAGTTAGCACTAAGTCTGTGACCCATATTCTATAACATCACTCAAACTTAAGTCTTGCTTTCAAGAGctgttaagtaattttttctaattacACTTTAACATAAAGACTATGCTTAAGCTTGTTATGATGAAAATTATAAGTGTGTCTTTATGTAAAATGTTcctattctttttattaaacagtaatttaaacattaaatttttcagaAATTAAAAACTGTTGTATGTGAAGGGAGTGGAACAATGACATGCACAGTTCCACCAGAAATTGAAAAAGAGGCCGTCAACTCAACTGATGACAGCATATGGGAAGGAGGTGTTAGAAAAAAGAAAAGGCGGCCAGGCTTAAGTGCAGGTCTTGTGCCCAGTCAAAaggttattaaaatgtataaggaGCAAAAGATAAAGAAttcatttaagtaaataacaaaaaaaaaattttttgttttactagtagcccattttattataatcaaaactGAGTTTCTTATTTCTTCAAAACCAGTGGTGCATCTGTTTCTAATTGGGTCTAAAGCATGTGTTCCTTACAAAAGTCTTCATTCAATTGTTAAATccacatatacaaataaaagtctattggtgccgCACGAGGGAGCAGCGAAAGGCGCATGCTCAGGTCACTGGGCCAACATTTCTCTCTAGTATGGGAGCCCACAATACTAAATAGGGATTTAATCTAGCGGTAGAGATGCGAAGCTTAGATATAAAAGTGTTGTATAATGTTTTCATGTTCCCCCCACATGAGACTAGATTTCAAATcgtaagattatatatttccTTCAAAAAAATCACACTCGAGAATGTCAGGATGACGTTTTTTACTACATTTAAGCCCTCTCCTTCCTCCTTCCTTGATGaaatatacactttttaattttaactcgCTCTACCTTAATCTGCAGTGAATCTATCGAGAATttctgataattatttttttaaactaatctGATCCTTTATCGTTGACGGGCGGCCATATATATGGGGCTCATATTTGGTTACTTAACCTGGTACACTGTATCAATCCTGAAATACCCTATTGGGCTCCCCTACTGttgtcaagtttttttttaagtttagacAAAACTATTATGTCATCATTAACTAATATCAAGTCTAATGTATGGATTTAAGTTACCAAAATTTATAAGCCCCAGTAATATTAAGCCATGATGCCACTAAATAATtacaacataaatttaaaactgtttttatttacgaaaCAATGCTTGTAAAACATTTGATTTACATGTAAGATTCTTACGAAATCTTACACTGGctcttaacaaaataatagataaaatatgatGCAATCAAACTTgcatgttttgtaaatatgaaGCAGTGATAGCTCTTTCAATAAAACATCTGCACAGCCATACACATTGTTTCCCTGGCACAATGCCAGTTCCATAGCCTTATTGCTGTAAGTATTTGTGGATATTCTAATCTAAAACCTACTGTTGTAGTAACAATGTGTCTAATACTAATGAGAAACAATTTTCATCGTGGCAATGTCTTTGCCACTAAAGCAGAGAAAACTATAGTGACGTCACAACATCAAgacatttaaaactttatatgaCGAAATTCGAACTAttcgtaatttaatatttgctaaACTCAAGATGCTAATTTAATTACTGCATGgcttaatttcaattattgcAATGtagtaactaataaaatatatttaaacattaaatactgtatttcaTAAAGGCAAGTGTACAGATATACTATACCCACTGTGAATTAATCTACAGGACAAAAGGcacagaacaaaatatttcaaatacagTTGATAATttcatatgaaaaaatattctactaatggtattataaaaatagtatgttTTTTGGCGTTTACAGTCACATTGCCATGCATTAAGTACGCGTTGAATTTGGTGTATATTATCAATACAAAGTGGAATATTACAAAAAGATCTtacatctatatataaataatttaattctatgTCTTAATAGCAACTTTTTTCATCTTTGGTGACGAGACATGAATAGTGCTTGTCTTGAGTTGTTCCATATCACTATCATGGAGACTTGGAATTCCATTGATTGGGCCATGTCCGTTCAATTTAAAAGCTCCGTGCCCATTTACTTTATGtccatttattttacatgcatttaatttatgatcACAATGcccatttattttttcttcacaTCCACTTGTTTTTCCATGGCTATTCATTTTAGTGTCGCCATCGTGAAGTTTATCAGCATGTCCATTTAGTTTCTCTTTTCTTCTAGCTTgtcctataaataaaaaatgcatttataacATCGACATCCATTATCTTATAAACTGGCGCAACCGAGTTATGAGTGTAATTATGAGGGTAGAAAATAAGGTCagtcataaattaaattcaagatatattgtatcaatatttaaatgaaagatCAGTTTCCATATAGTGCGATATTTAGGCTTACTACAGCATGTCTAGCTCAACACTCACTACTGTACGCAATGCAGTGGCTAACACAACATAGACACACTAAGGCCACATTTACACTGACAGGTAAAATTACCCCTTAAATTTACCttgttctaaattcaaatacgttattcatttttcttgactaattgtacaatttttttaagccTTTCTCTGTTCTATGCATTACATTGTGAGCCTTTAGGCGTTGAGGTTGCCTGTCAGTGTTAAGTAACCTAAATCACGAGACTAGCTATAGACAACAATGCAAAGGGACTAGGTAACGCAATTCCGCCAGTTTATCGAAACATGCAACTTGTACATGTACTTAAAATTTTGACcatattaaaaactactcaTTTATAAAAGAACCTTTTTTGCTGACTCTGAATGCATgcaagaataaaaatatctttacatgataatgtataaatttaaattttgcacCAACTtgggtaatatttttaaaataataactttatggCTTTTTATGAACCATTTAttgttaaagtattttttttattacccaTGTAGGCTGACTAAAATAATTGATGGGCTGGACTCACCGTTCGCGCCAGACCCGGCGTAGTACCTTTTTGATGTTTTCCAATCTTCCTTTAATGACAAATTATACATAGAGTATGCTGGGTCACCCGTAACCTCCTTCTCAATTGTCAAAAACTTAGGCAAGGTTGCCAAAAGTGCGTCTTGATCGTACGCAGCGCTATACGTCTCTAGCAGAACCATTCCGCGACACCTGaaatattcaattgttttagatCAACAACCCTGTCGAATAATGTAAAATCCCCAAACCGTAATTACCTGAATAAACTGCTTTTAGTATATAAGGAGAGTAATAATAGATAGATAACGctccaaattatttatatatacataaatacagataTTAAGTGCGAACACAAAATCACCTTGGATGCGTGGGTTGTCTGTAAATGTCCAGTTGGTAATACTGGTTGTTGTAGATGAAGCAGCGGCGTTTCTTGAATATCGTGAAGTGCGCGTCATCCCGTTGAGGAAGCATATTCAGGTAATCTCTGTGTGTCAGCTGAGTCCTCACTTCCACGGACTGACCATTTAGGTGGAATTTCCTCATAGTGTGGATGTAAGACCAATGACCCTTTTGGCCACGCTTCCTTAACCGCACTTGAGCTTTACGGAAGTCGCTCTGTAAGTAGTTGTGTTCCACGTCGAAGTCCTGAAATTTCGGGAACTCTGCATCCACCGGAAGCGGGCATTTGACAAGAAACTTCCGTTTTTTCGCGTTGACATTGAGTCTGTCACCGGTGTCTATGCCTATACGTTGGCAGACGCAAGCGATCAGACGATTCATCTTCTTGTCGAAGTCTGTGGAGTTATCAATAACGTCGAAATAGGGATGTCCAACCCATGATGCTGCCGCGTTGTAATCAAGCTCTCTGGCCAATTCTACTCCTTCGGACCGACATGCGTGTTCCTGaagatgtataaatattacaagtattagttttttttactgctacgatatgtttatttatttttatagaacaaggggcgaacgggcagaaggctcccctaatgttaagtgatatcgccgtTCATGGGAACCGCCAATGCCTGAggtctcgcgagtgcgttgccggccttttaataattggtatgatctttttttgaaggatcCAAAGTAGAATTGGTTCTGAAATACTTAAGTGGTaagcgcggcaaaaactgtcttaaaaaACGTCAACAAACGTCAACcaacgtccgatgatgaaactcagcttaAAGGAGCATCAGCAGGTATTAAAGGTTTTTTGTTGCGGAAAACGGGCAAGCTTGTGTTTTTGATGTTAAATTAGACTAGATTCTTAAACATGTTTCCATGGTACCAGccagtaattattaatattaaatatataataattttaaatatgctgTATAGTTCTgttttttcgtatttttatttgtctggATGGATGGACATCGTTTGGATATCAACAAATCGGCAGTGATTTGTGATTAATCAATCAAATGTAAAATGCATAATTTAGTAACTGGCAAAACGCCTATTAAGATTGATCGTTTCTAGTATCGCAAAATCTCAATATAGAGATACATTATCGCTATATTTGATGCTGACGTCTTATGACTACCAATAACGGGATCACgtgaatttttatatcataataaaatattatcgcAATTGTTACGTGgctatgaaattataataaaaaataaattatatgatatcgtaaaattgattttaaataccGTTAATtgacacataaaataattgaaagaaTCTGTTCTGCGCATATTGTtgggttatatttttaaaggtcAAAGTTCATAGATTTAATATGATTTAGGTTATCAATCATGGACACCTCGATAAGGCGTGAATTTTGATTGATATGGCATTAAGCCAGGAAATGGACACTCAAGCTCGTCCTTGTCCTTACATTCCACatttaaatagtattaaaaaaataacgtttttaataataacaataatttagaaaaattaaaccgATTTCAAATACCTTATTTATGGTATGTACCTCTACTAAACTAGAAATTAAATCTAGAATCCAACTCCGTAATTTAAATACGATAACGACTGACAGatgtttaaatgatttttgagcAGTTTGAGGACTTACACGAAATTAAACAAACGTGCTTGGAagcctaaatatatatatttaggctTCCAAGACTCCTTAGGTACCGTAGCTTCACCCTTCcctttctatatttaaatggaGATCAGACGAATGTTTcatgttacattaaaaaatagataaatggAATACGGAGTAATACCAGTTTGTAACGAGATTAACATTGATGCAATAGTTGCAAACTAGATTTGTCCAGAATGAGccaataaatgaaatacacGTTACATACAAAGTGTAGAGTCATTTATCAATCATAATATAACTCATATCTCGAAtagtttcttttatttacgcGAGTTCTCGTACTAGTACACACGGAATGCCTCACTACTAAATATACGAGATAAACGgcttatttaattgaaattatattctactataaatttataatatgcaCGGACCGAGCGGATTTCCTTCTTCGTGTCTGTTATTCTAGTAATAACTTAATGTCGAATCTTGATATCAAACCCATTTGCTAATAGGCGATCTgtcgtatatattatgtatattatctgAATACCAAGGCTACAATTGTTACTTAACATTTACGTACATTAATGTTGTTAcatttatgtacatatatgatatttatcgaaatcgaaataaattggatattaacataaacataacataTGTTTAAAAGGATGAAAATTGTTggtgtgaaaataaaaaatcagttaTTGTATatcacaatgtacacttatgaacgtcaaaaaaatgatatatacattaaatgcttctaattttacatttactgcaagttctcaaatcaagcgCGTAGACCGgaaactggcaataaactctccaccactctttttaatcgccgagtttttttttgtaatacacaacgtttgtaaggagctgcatccattacaccatgttctaCATGGCATCAACAGGAGGCATGGTAAAATAGGAGCATGCAGTTACATTCGCGTGGGAACACGCAAAAACTGTaagttcatatttttaaaccgTATTTATGGATAAATACACATTATCatcaaacaaattattaaatgaaaataacacTTTTGAACATGTAGCGGAGAAAGATCTGTTCAATAATGGCAAatatatgtagaaaaaaaatgtatcctGCCTTTTGTTTGTTAGCACCTAgactgtaatttatatattctgtgcatttataatttcttCATCAAACAATCGAATTCGTGTGAGGATTATAATTTGACAGCATATGAAAacgaaaatatgtatattttatcaatatcaaACTGAAATGACGTCACACTATCTTTGCACTGCACTTGCACGAATACGAAATAatgaataacaatatttttttcatagacatttaaatgttggaaatttcaatataacttCGATTGAAgagttaagtatttttatagctTTACCTCAGTTGAATAGAAGTCTTCCGCACCGTTTGCTGCCGATACCATATGAACAATATGGTTATACCGGTTGTCGCGCAGTTCCACACAGTTCCAGTTATTCGCACTTAACATAGCCTCCCATTTTTCTTTGGAAATAactgcaaaaaatatttagatatgAAACTTAAtgactaatattaaatgtagaTTTACAAATCAATCAAAAACGAGCCCTAAGCAAATTCTATGAGTAGGAATAGATAAAATTAGAGTAATGTCAACGCAACGAAGAGCAATGTCAGCCTTCATCGTGCGACCATCATCCCTGAGGTGTAGCTTCAAACCCCGGCTCACAGGAAAGtctcgtgaggaaacctggcCTTAGACCACAAAAGTCCACGGCGGCAcagacaaaaataacaaacagatacacaaatctgagacccagaagCTTGTAGCGTCACTGGTTTTTCATTTGCAACGCAAGGTTGAAGTAGAAATGCCTAAATATTGTGTTGAAGGATACGTCAAAAAGCGGCTCTGTACAAAACTAATTCTAGTACATAGACTACTCATATCGTAAAAACcaatagtcgtaacagccgatgacgttgttattaagt comes from the Pieris brassicae chromosome 4, ilPieBrab1.1, whole genome shotgun sequence genome and includes:
- the LOC123707938 gene encoding TRPL translocation defect protein 14 isoform X3, whose translation is MANQSQKTVYKLVLTGGPCGGKTTGQSRLSTFFENLGWKVFRVPETATVLLSGGVKFVDLSPEEANKFQENLLKTMIQIENTFFELGRTCQRNCLIICDRGAMDASAFISKEKWEAMLSANNWNCVELRDNRYNHIVHMVSAANGAEDFYSTEEHACRSEGVELARELDYNAAASWVGHPYFDVIDNSTDFDKKMNRLIACVCQRIGIDTGDRLNVNAKKRKFLVKCPLPVDAEFPKFQDFDVEHNYLQSDFRKAQVRLRKRGQKGHWSYIHTMRKFHLNGQSVEVRTQLTHRDYLNMLPQRDDAHFTIFKKRRCFIYNNQYYQLDIYRQPTHPRCRGMVLLETYSAAYDQDALLATLPKFLTIEKEVTGDPAYSMYNLSLKEDWKTSKRTS
- the LOC123707938 gene encoding TRPL translocation defect protein 14 isoform X2, coding for MIQIENTFFELGRTCQRNCLIICDRGAMDASAFISKEKWEAMLSANNWNCVELRDNRYNHIVHMVSAANGAEDFYSTEEHACRSEGVELARELDYNAAASWVGHPYFDVIDNSTDFDKKMNRLIACVCQRIGIDTGDRLNVNAKKRKFLVKCPLPVDAEFPKFQDFDVEHNYLQSDFRKAQVRLRKRGQKGHWSYIHTMRKFHLNGQSVEVRTQLTHRDYLNMLPQRDDAHFTIFKKRRCFIYNNQYYQLDIYRQPTHPRCRGMVLLETYSAAYDQDALLATLPKFLTIEKEVTGDPAYSMYNLSLKEDWKTSKRYYAGSGANGQARRKEKLNGHADKLHDGDTKMNSHGKTSGCEEKINGHCDHKLNACKINGHKVNGHGAFKLNGHGPINGIPSLHDSDMEQLKTSTIHVSSPKMKKVAIKT
- the LOC123707937 gene encoding uncharacterized protein LOC123707937, which gives rise to MNALLDYGSSSNDSDTSDSSDDEKTLNEETKDVEKPKLPKPTLGENSLQTSVFANPFAQAEMAKAAILEKHVKMVPGRDNMQMINGKKICWNFRKGRCRFGHNCKYAHDSDLQKTTEELEAEKQKLKTVVCEGSGTMTCTVPPEIEKEAVNSTDDSIWEGGVRKKKRRPGLSAGLVPSQKVIKMYKEQKIKNSFK
- the LOC123707938 gene encoding TRPL translocation defect protein 14 isoform X1, with the translated sequence MANQSQKTVYKLVLTGGPCGGKTTGQSRLSTFFENLGWKVFRVPETATVLLSGGVKFVDLSPEEANKFQENLLKTMIQIENTFFELGRTCQRNCLIICDRGAMDASAFISKEKWEAMLSANNWNCVELRDNRYNHIVHMVSAANGAEDFYSTEEHACRSEGVELARELDYNAAASWVGHPYFDVIDNSTDFDKKMNRLIACVCQRIGIDTGDRLNVNAKKRKFLVKCPLPVDAEFPKFQDFDVEHNYLQSDFRKAQVRLRKRGQKGHWSYIHTMRKFHLNGQSVEVRTQLTHRDYLNMLPQRDDAHFTIFKKRRCFIYNNQYYQLDIYRQPTHPRCRGMVLLETYSAAYDQDALLATLPKFLTIEKEVTGDPAYSMYNLSLKEDWKTSKRYYAGSGANGQARRKEKLNGHADKLHDGDTKMNSHGKTSGCEEKINGHCDHKLNACKINGHKVNGHGAFKLNGHGPINGIPSLHDSDMEQLKTSTIHVSSPKMKKVAIKT